The following proteins are encoded in a genomic region of Tachysurus fulvidraco isolate hzauxx_2018 chromosome 22, HZAU_PFXX_2.0, whole genome shotgun sequence:
- the LOC113640078 gene encoding rho guanine nucleotide exchange factor 28-like isoform X1, with protein sequence MELSRREVPLYGQARVFVLIPSQAESEEIFVVLEGSSLTHVLQTKVHILTYFITPGHNQQETVCVRAYTHARGVLRYVGVSFLKYVVDDAQEMAEYFVNKSNQCTPIEYSDLIGRYGLSDSGVRTEMDKKVVLALANLQTNHNLLSHTHESLLHVCVRLGFVHVCEFLLSQPGALMVINLANKEGDTPLQLARRTNQHTLVHLLTHPPNPLITPLAGVSHIHINSSQLLRFIHAFGVMSLSVCVSECLSTPQLHSAILLLRQCAGNSALIHKITSLCGHIQCRSGQESLTSEDLQSRESPHTAITHTDIISFCSDPEDEELLLSISSDGSDIDGAVFNLKSTDMQTVPLKSTTLSMLLCSSSHSSPSLLSNCHKNFTSHRRRSNSEGCGHEMVMRKSWSVIGHCVSSSSTPCKVTVPAPLDYSAESWSAAVGFEFSHTTDRKTVKRQEVIYELMQTEFHHVQTLTVMNDVLRRGLLEEVQLEQDVIGQIFPCLDDLITLHRNFLKEMESRQRSSTHLSNSKNFIIYRIGDILLQQFSGPSAGHMMALYGDFCSKQSEALKMYKQLQQSNRKLQLYLRQQSTNSVIKRREIPEFLLLVTQRITKYPILLERLLQHTNVCSHVGAGVEHDDVMAALEGVRCVISGVEQHVAKIQRARELEDIISRVDNKSFTRLKNGEIYSKHTLSHTPHTLTHSATLSCRTTSGRLRDVFALLLSDVLIFLQEKEQKFIFAALEQKPAVVHLRALILREIANQDRGLFVISSDATEPEMYEIHTHNREERDKWITLLQHTTDSLSANELKNNEEMNYKNIKTLQEALWSLDVQVYAVLEEKLRVCVGTVTHQHLLIQTHTHTPCGTTLLTTAQAEVVNLLVCMMSLLFGYHEFVQHAKDLSKKHLKQKEPLILKVVDRVRSLTQILYSLQAAVILQDSAYEVQKILIVEEETLQPDNDGKVDERSLWNWNVEQRDSDHSEEMNRVKTEKEELEVELHQWEERSQALREEEAEVEQERRRIQQEEKRIRKERERMQRKLHLSQLNSTNCQHSLSIIPLDK encoded by the exons ATGGAGCTGAGCAGGAGAGAAGTTCCACTTTAT GGCCAGGCAAGAGTCTTTGTGTTAATTCCATCACAAGCAGAATCAGAGGAAATATTTGTGGTTTTAGAAGGTTCAAGTTTAACCCATGTTCTACAGACTAAAGTACACATACTGACCTACTTCATCACTCCAG GCCATAACCAACaggagacagtgtgtgtaagagcaTACACACATGCTAGAGGTGTGCTGCGGTATGTTGGTGTCTCATTTCTGAAGTATGTTGTGGACGATGCACAGGAGATGGCTGAGTACTTTGTAAACAAAAGTAACCAGTGCACCCCCATCGAATACAGTGATCTGATTGGTCGATATGGTCTGAGTGACAGCGGTGTGCGAACAGAGATGGATAAAAAAGTTGTACTTGCTCTGGCAAACCTGCAGACCAACCACAACCTGCTGAGCCATACAcatg agtctctgctgcatgtgtgtgtacgtttgggttttgtgcacgtgtgtgaatTCCTGCTTTCTCAACCTGGAGCTCTGATGGTGATTAATTTAGCTAATAAGGAAGGAGACACTCCACTTCAGCTGGCACGGCGGACCAATCAGCACACACTGGTGCACTTACTAACACA TCCTCCAAACCCACTGATCACACCTCTTGCAGGAGTGTCTCACATTCACATCAACTCATCCCAACTTTTGCGCTTCATCCATGCCTTTGGAGTGATGTCactatcggtgtgtgtgtcagaatgtTTGTCCACTCCTCAGTTACACTCAGCCATCTTACTGCTCAGACAATGTGCTGGGAATTCTGCACTCATACACAAG attacATCATTATGTGGACATATACAGTGCAGATCAGGTCAGGAGTCTTTAACTTCag AGGATCTTCAATCAAGAGAATCTCCACACACtgctatcacacacaca GATATAATCAGCTTCTGCAGCGACCCTGAAGATGAAGAGCTGTTACTGTCTATCAGCTCAG ATGGCTCAGACATTGATGGAGCTGTGTTTAATCTCAAATCCACAGACATGCAAACG GTCCCGCTGAAGTCAACTACACTTTCCATGTTGCTTT GCTCATCAAGCCACAGCTCTCCATCACTGCTCAGCAATTGCCACAAGAACTTCACCTCACacag gaggaggAGTAACAGTGAAGGCTGTGGTCATGAGATGGTTATGAGGAAATCGTGGTCTGTGATTGGTCACTGTGTTAGTAGTTCCTCAACTCCATGCAAagtcacag TTCCTGCACCGCTGGATTATTCCGCTGAGTCGTGGAGTGCCGCTGTTGGGTTTGAATTCTCACACACGACTGACAGAAAAACTGTGAAAAGACAAGAAGTAATATATG AGCTCATGCAAACAGAGTTTCATCACGTCCAGACTCTCACGGTGATGAATGATGTTTTGAGGCGGGGCTTACTGGAAGAGGTGCAACTGGAACAGgatgtgattggtcagattttCCCATGTTTGGATGACCTCATAACTCTGCATAGGAACTTCCTGAAAGAGATGGAGAGCAGACAGCGTTCTTCAACACACCTGAGCAACAGCAAGAACTTTATCATCTACCGGATCGGGGACATACTGctacagcag TTCTCAGGTCCATCTGCAGGTCACATGATGGCTTTGTATGGAGATTTCTGCAGTAAACAATCTGAAGCactaaaaatgtataaacaacTTCAACAAAGCAACAGGAAACTGCAGCTGTATCTAAGA CAGCAGAGCACTAATTCAGTTATTAAACGCAGAGAAATTCCAGAGTTCCTGCTGCTTGTTACACAGAGAATCACAAAATATCCCATCCTTCTGGAGAGACTACTGCAGCACACcaacg TTTGTTCTCATGTAGGGGCTGGAGTTGAGCATGATGATGTCATGGCAGCACTGGAGGGGGTGAGGTGTGTGATATCAGGTGTTGAGCAGCATGTGGCAAAAATCCAGCGAGCACGAGAGCTTGAAGATATTATCAGTCGTGTGGACAACAAGAGCTTCACTCGTTTGAAGAATGGAGAAATCTATagcaaacacactctctcacacacaccacacacactcacacactctgctACGCTGAGTTGTAGGACTACATCTGGCAGattaagag ATGTTTTTGCACTTCTTCTCTCGGATGTTCTGATCTTCCTTCAGGAGAAAGAGCAGAAGTTCATATTCGCTGCcttg gagcaGAAGCCTGCAGTTGTCCATCTGCGTGCTTTGATCTTGAGAGAAATAGCTAATCAGGATCGAGGGCTGTTTGTCATCAGCAGTGATGCAACAGAGCCTGAAATGTAtgagatccacacacacaaccgtgAAGAGAGAGACAAGTGGATCACACTGCTGCAACACAccacagacag TTTGTCTGCTAATGAACTGAAAAATAATGAAGAGATGaactacaaaaatataaaaacactgcAAG aggctCTGTGGTCTCTAGATGTGCAGGTTTATGCAGTTCTGGAAGAGAAACTCAGGGTGTGTGTTGGGACTGTAACTCACCAGCACCtgctcatacaaacacacacacacacaccatgtggaacaacactactgactactgcACAGGCAgagg TAGTAAATctgttggtgtgtatgatgtCACTGCTGTTTGGTTATCATGAGTTTGTTCAGCACG CTAAAGACCTGAGCAAGAAACATCTAAAACAGAAGGAACCTCTTATACtaaag GTGGTGGACCGTGTGCGGAGTTTAACTCAGATCTTGTACAGCCTACAG GCTGCAGTCATTTTGCAGGACAGCGCGTATGAGGTTCAGAAAATCCTGATTGTGGAGGAAGAAACTCTGCAGCCTGACAATGATGGGAAG GTTGACGAAAGGAGTCTGTGGAATTGGAATGTGGAGCAGAGAGACAGTGATCACTCTGAAGAGATGAACAGGGTGAAAACAGAGAAGGAGGAACTGGAGGTGGAGCTTCATCAGTGGGAAGAAAGATCTCAGGCTCTGAGAGAGGAGGAGGCAGAAGTGGAGCAAGAAAGAAGGCGGATCCAGCAAGAAGAGAAACGAataaggaaagagagagagaggatgcaGAGGAAACTCCACCTCTCACAGCTAAACTCAACCAATTGCCAACACAGCCTGTCCATCATCCCACTGGacaaataa
- the LOC113640078 gene encoding rho guanine nucleotide exchange factor 28-like isoform X6, translating to MELSRREVPLYGQARVFVLIPSQAESEEIFVVLEGSSLTHVLQTKVHILTYFITPGHNQQETVCVRAYTHARGVLRYVGVSFLKYVVDDAQEMAEYFVNKSNQCTPIEYSDLIGRYGLSDSGVRTEMDKKVVLALANLQTNHNLLSHTHESLLHVCVRLGFVHVCEFLLSQPGALMVINLANKEGDTPLQLARRTNQHTLVHLLTHPPNPLITPLAGVSHIHINSSQLLRFIHAFGVMSLSVCVSECLSTPQLHSAILLLRQCAGNSALIHKITSLCGHIQCRSGQESLTSEDLQSRESPHTAITHTDIISFCSDPEDEELLLSISSDGSDIDGAVFNLKSTDMQTVPLKSTTLSMLLCSSSHSSPSLLSNCHKNFTSHRRRSNSEGCGHEMVMRKSWSVIGHCVSSSSTPCKVTVPAPLDYSAESWSAAVGFEFSHTTDRKTVKRQEVIYELMQTEFHHVQTLTVMNDVLRRGLLEEVQLEQDVIGQIFPCLDDLITLHRNFLKEMESRQRSSTHLSNSKNFIIYRIGDILLQQFSGPSAGHMMALYGDFCSKQSEALKMYKQLQQSNRKLQLYLRQQSTNSVIKRREIPEFLLLVTQRITKYPILLERLLQHTNVCSHVGAGVEHDDVMAALEGVRCVISGVEQHVAKIQRARELEDIISRVDNKSFTRLKNGEIYSKHTLSHTPHTLTHSATLSCRTTSGRLRDVFALLLSDVLIFLQEKEQKFIFAALEQKPAVVHLRALILREIANQDRGLFVISSDATEPEMYEIHTHNREERDKWITLLQHTTDSLSANELKNNEEMNYKNIKTLQEALWSLDVQVYAVLEEKLRVCVGTVTHQHLLIQTHTHTPCGTTLLTTAQAEVVNLLVCMMSLLFGYHEFVQHAKDLSKKHLKQKEPLILKVVDRVRSLTQILYSLQDSAYEVQKILIVEEETLQPDNDGKVDERSLWNWNVEQRDSDHSEEMNRVKTEKEELEVELHQWEERSQALREEEAEVEQERRRIQQEEKRIRKERERMQRKLHLSQLNSTNCQHSLSIIPLDK from the exons ATGGAGCTGAGCAGGAGAGAAGTTCCACTTTAT GGCCAGGCAAGAGTCTTTGTGTTAATTCCATCACAAGCAGAATCAGAGGAAATATTTGTGGTTTTAGAAGGTTCAAGTTTAACCCATGTTCTACAGACTAAAGTACACATACTGACCTACTTCATCACTCCAG GCCATAACCAACaggagacagtgtgtgtaagagcaTACACACATGCTAGAGGTGTGCTGCGGTATGTTGGTGTCTCATTTCTGAAGTATGTTGTGGACGATGCACAGGAGATGGCTGAGTACTTTGTAAACAAAAGTAACCAGTGCACCCCCATCGAATACAGTGATCTGATTGGTCGATATGGTCTGAGTGACAGCGGTGTGCGAACAGAGATGGATAAAAAAGTTGTACTTGCTCTGGCAAACCTGCAGACCAACCACAACCTGCTGAGCCATACAcatg agtctctgctgcatgtgtgtgtacgtttgggttttgtgcacgtgtgtgaatTCCTGCTTTCTCAACCTGGAGCTCTGATGGTGATTAATTTAGCTAATAAGGAAGGAGACACTCCACTTCAGCTGGCACGGCGGACCAATCAGCACACACTGGTGCACTTACTAACACA TCCTCCAAACCCACTGATCACACCTCTTGCAGGAGTGTCTCACATTCACATCAACTCATCCCAACTTTTGCGCTTCATCCATGCCTTTGGAGTGATGTCactatcggtgtgtgtgtcagaatgtTTGTCCACTCCTCAGTTACACTCAGCCATCTTACTGCTCAGACAATGTGCTGGGAATTCTGCACTCATACACAAG attacATCATTATGTGGACATATACAGTGCAGATCAGGTCAGGAGTCTTTAACTTCag AGGATCTTCAATCAAGAGAATCTCCACACACtgctatcacacacaca GATATAATCAGCTTCTGCAGCGACCCTGAAGATGAAGAGCTGTTACTGTCTATCAGCTCAG ATGGCTCAGACATTGATGGAGCTGTGTTTAATCTCAAATCCACAGACATGCAAACG GTCCCGCTGAAGTCAACTACACTTTCCATGTTGCTTT GCTCATCAAGCCACAGCTCTCCATCACTGCTCAGCAATTGCCACAAGAACTTCACCTCACacag gaggaggAGTAACAGTGAAGGCTGTGGTCATGAGATGGTTATGAGGAAATCGTGGTCTGTGATTGGTCACTGTGTTAGTAGTTCCTCAACTCCATGCAAagtcacag TTCCTGCACCGCTGGATTATTCCGCTGAGTCGTGGAGTGCCGCTGTTGGGTTTGAATTCTCACACACGACTGACAGAAAAACTGTGAAAAGACAAGAAGTAATATATG AGCTCATGCAAACAGAGTTTCATCACGTCCAGACTCTCACGGTGATGAATGATGTTTTGAGGCGGGGCTTACTGGAAGAGGTGCAACTGGAACAGgatgtgattggtcagattttCCCATGTTTGGATGACCTCATAACTCTGCATAGGAACTTCCTGAAAGAGATGGAGAGCAGACAGCGTTCTTCAACACACCTGAGCAACAGCAAGAACTTTATCATCTACCGGATCGGGGACATACTGctacagcag TTCTCAGGTCCATCTGCAGGTCACATGATGGCTTTGTATGGAGATTTCTGCAGTAAACAATCTGAAGCactaaaaatgtataaacaacTTCAACAAAGCAACAGGAAACTGCAGCTGTATCTAAGA CAGCAGAGCACTAATTCAGTTATTAAACGCAGAGAAATTCCAGAGTTCCTGCTGCTTGTTACACAGAGAATCACAAAATATCCCATCCTTCTGGAGAGACTACTGCAGCACACcaacg TTTGTTCTCATGTAGGGGCTGGAGTTGAGCATGATGATGTCATGGCAGCACTGGAGGGGGTGAGGTGTGTGATATCAGGTGTTGAGCAGCATGTGGCAAAAATCCAGCGAGCACGAGAGCTTGAAGATATTATCAGTCGTGTGGACAACAAGAGCTTCACTCGTTTGAAGAATGGAGAAATCTATagcaaacacactctctcacacacaccacacacactcacacactctgctACGCTGAGTTGTAGGACTACATCTGGCAGattaagag ATGTTTTTGCACTTCTTCTCTCGGATGTTCTGATCTTCCTTCAGGAGAAAGAGCAGAAGTTCATATTCGCTGCcttg gagcaGAAGCCTGCAGTTGTCCATCTGCGTGCTTTGATCTTGAGAGAAATAGCTAATCAGGATCGAGGGCTGTTTGTCATCAGCAGTGATGCAACAGAGCCTGAAATGTAtgagatccacacacacaaccgtgAAGAGAGAGACAAGTGGATCACACTGCTGCAACACAccacagacag TTTGTCTGCTAATGAACTGAAAAATAATGAAGAGATGaactacaaaaatataaaaacactgcAAG aggctCTGTGGTCTCTAGATGTGCAGGTTTATGCAGTTCTGGAAGAGAAACTCAGGGTGTGTGTTGGGACTGTAACTCACCAGCACCtgctcatacaaacacacacacacacaccatgtggaacaacactactgactactgcACAGGCAgagg TAGTAAATctgttggtgtgtatgatgtCACTGCTGTTTGGTTATCATGAGTTTGTTCAGCACG CTAAAGACCTGAGCAAGAAACATCTAAAACAGAAGGAACCTCTTATACtaaag GTGGTGGACCGTGTGCGGAGTTTAACTCAGATCTTGTACAGCCTACAG GACAGCGCGTATGAGGTTCAGAAAATCCTGATTGTGGAGGAAGAAACTCTGCAGCCTGACAATGATGGGAAG GTTGACGAAAGGAGTCTGTGGAATTGGAATGTGGAGCAGAGAGACAGTGATCACTCTGAAGAGATGAACAGGGTGAAAACAGAGAAGGAGGAACTGGAGGTGGAGCTTCATCAGTGGGAAGAAAGATCTCAGGCTCTGAGAGAGGAGGAGGCAGAAGTGGAGCAAGAAAGAAGGCGGATCCAGCAAGAAGAGAAACGAataaggaaagagagagagaggatgcaGAGGAAACTCCACCTCTCACAGCTAAACTCAACCAATTGCCAACACAGCCTGTCCATCATCCCACTGGacaaataa
- the LOC113640078 gene encoding rho guanine nucleotide exchange factor 28-like isoform X3, whose product MELSRREVPLYGQARVFVLIPSQAESEEIFVVLEGSSLTHVLQTKVHILTYFITPGHNQQETVCVRAYTHARGVLRYVGVSFLKYVVDDAQEMAEYFVNKSNQCTPIEYSDLIGRYGLSDSGVRTEMDKKVVLALANLQTNHNLLSHTHESLLHVCVRLGFVHVCEFLLSQPGALMVINLANKEGDTPLQLARRTNQHTLVHLLTHPPNPLITPLAGVSHIHINSSQLLRFIHAFGVMSLSVCVSECLSTPQLHSAILLLRQCAGNSALIHKITSLCGHIQCRSGQESLTSEDLQSRESPHTAITHTDIISFCSDPEDEELLLSISSDGSDIDGAVFNLKSTDMQTVPLKSTTLSMLLCSSSHSSPSLLSNCHKNFTSHRRRSNSEGCGHEMVMRKSWSVIGHCVSSSSTPCKVTVPAPLDYSAESWSAAVGFEFSHTTDRKTVKRQEVIYELMQTEFHHVQTLTVMNDVLRRGLLEEVQLEQDVIGQIFPCLDDLITLHRNFLKEMESRQRSSTHLSNSKNFIIYRIGDILLQQFSGPSAGHMMALYGDFCSKQSEALKMYKQLQQSNRKLQLYLRQQSTNSVIKRREIPEFLLLVTQRITKYPILLERLLQHTNVCSHVGAGVEHDDVMAALEGVRCVISGVEQHVAKIQRARELEDIISRVDNKSFTRLKNGEIYSKHTLSHTPHTLTHSATLSCRTTSGRLRDVFALLLSDVLIFLQEKEQKFIFAALEQKPAVVHLRALILREIANQDRGLFVISSDATEPEMYEIHTHNREERDKWITLLQHTTDSLSANELKNNEEMNYKNIKTLQEALWSLDVQVYAVLEEKLRVCVGTVTHQHLLIQTHTHTPCGTTLLTTAQAEVNLLVCMMSLLFGYHEFVQHAKDLSKKHLKQKEPLILKVVDRVRSLTQILYSLQAAVILQDSAYEVQKILIVEEETLQPDNDGKVDERSLWNWNVEQRDSDHSEEMNRVKTEKEELEVELHQWEERSQALREEEAEVEQERRRIQQEEKRIRKERERMQRKLHLSQLNSTNCQHSLSIIPLDK is encoded by the exons ATGGAGCTGAGCAGGAGAGAAGTTCCACTTTAT GGCCAGGCAAGAGTCTTTGTGTTAATTCCATCACAAGCAGAATCAGAGGAAATATTTGTGGTTTTAGAAGGTTCAAGTTTAACCCATGTTCTACAGACTAAAGTACACATACTGACCTACTTCATCACTCCAG GCCATAACCAACaggagacagtgtgtgtaagagcaTACACACATGCTAGAGGTGTGCTGCGGTATGTTGGTGTCTCATTTCTGAAGTATGTTGTGGACGATGCACAGGAGATGGCTGAGTACTTTGTAAACAAAAGTAACCAGTGCACCCCCATCGAATACAGTGATCTGATTGGTCGATATGGTCTGAGTGACAGCGGTGTGCGAACAGAGATGGATAAAAAAGTTGTACTTGCTCTGGCAAACCTGCAGACCAACCACAACCTGCTGAGCCATACAcatg agtctctgctgcatgtgtgtgtacgtttgggttttgtgcacgtgtgtgaatTCCTGCTTTCTCAACCTGGAGCTCTGATGGTGATTAATTTAGCTAATAAGGAAGGAGACACTCCACTTCAGCTGGCACGGCGGACCAATCAGCACACACTGGTGCACTTACTAACACA TCCTCCAAACCCACTGATCACACCTCTTGCAGGAGTGTCTCACATTCACATCAACTCATCCCAACTTTTGCGCTTCATCCATGCCTTTGGAGTGATGTCactatcggtgtgtgtgtcagaatgtTTGTCCACTCCTCAGTTACACTCAGCCATCTTACTGCTCAGACAATGTGCTGGGAATTCTGCACTCATACACAAG attacATCATTATGTGGACATATACAGTGCAGATCAGGTCAGGAGTCTTTAACTTCag AGGATCTTCAATCAAGAGAATCTCCACACACtgctatcacacacaca GATATAATCAGCTTCTGCAGCGACCCTGAAGATGAAGAGCTGTTACTGTCTATCAGCTCAG ATGGCTCAGACATTGATGGAGCTGTGTTTAATCTCAAATCCACAGACATGCAAACG GTCCCGCTGAAGTCAACTACACTTTCCATGTTGCTTT GCTCATCAAGCCACAGCTCTCCATCACTGCTCAGCAATTGCCACAAGAACTTCACCTCACacag gaggaggAGTAACAGTGAAGGCTGTGGTCATGAGATGGTTATGAGGAAATCGTGGTCTGTGATTGGTCACTGTGTTAGTAGTTCCTCAACTCCATGCAAagtcacag TTCCTGCACCGCTGGATTATTCCGCTGAGTCGTGGAGTGCCGCTGTTGGGTTTGAATTCTCACACACGACTGACAGAAAAACTGTGAAAAGACAAGAAGTAATATATG AGCTCATGCAAACAGAGTTTCATCACGTCCAGACTCTCACGGTGATGAATGATGTTTTGAGGCGGGGCTTACTGGAAGAGGTGCAACTGGAACAGgatgtgattggtcagattttCCCATGTTTGGATGACCTCATAACTCTGCATAGGAACTTCCTGAAAGAGATGGAGAGCAGACAGCGTTCTTCAACACACCTGAGCAACAGCAAGAACTTTATCATCTACCGGATCGGGGACATACTGctacagcag TTCTCAGGTCCATCTGCAGGTCACATGATGGCTTTGTATGGAGATTTCTGCAGTAAACAATCTGAAGCactaaaaatgtataaacaacTTCAACAAAGCAACAGGAAACTGCAGCTGTATCTAAGA CAGCAGAGCACTAATTCAGTTATTAAACGCAGAGAAATTCCAGAGTTCCTGCTGCTTGTTACACAGAGAATCACAAAATATCCCATCCTTCTGGAGAGACTACTGCAGCACACcaacg TTTGTTCTCATGTAGGGGCTGGAGTTGAGCATGATGATGTCATGGCAGCACTGGAGGGGGTGAGGTGTGTGATATCAGGTGTTGAGCAGCATGTGGCAAAAATCCAGCGAGCACGAGAGCTTGAAGATATTATCAGTCGTGTGGACAACAAGAGCTTCACTCGTTTGAAGAATGGAGAAATCTATagcaaacacactctctcacacacaccacacacactcacacactctgctACGCTGAGTTGTAGGACTACATCTGGCAGattaagag ATGTTTTTGCACTTCTTCTCTCGGATGTTCTGATCTTCCTTCAGGAGAAAGAGCAGAAGTTCATATTCGCTGCcttg gagcaGAAGCCTGCAGTTGTCCATCTGCGTGCTTTGATCTTGAGAGAAATAGCTAATCAGGATCGAGGGCTGTTTGTCATCAGCAGTGATGCAACAGAGCCTGAAATGTAtgagatccacacacacaaccgtgAAGAGAGAGACAAGTGGATCACACTGCTGCAACACAccacagacag TTTGTCTGCTAATGAACTGAAAAATAATGAAGAGATGaactacaaaaatataaaaacactgcAAG aggctCTGTGGTCTCTAGATGTGCAGGTTTATGCAGTTCTGGAAGAGAAACTCAGGGTGTGTGTTGGGACTGTAACTCACCAGCACCtgctcatacaaacacacacacacacaccatgtggaacaacactactgactactgcACAGGCAgagg TAAATctgttggtgtgtatgatgtCACTGCTGTTTGGTTATCATGAGTTTGTTCAGCACG CTAAAGACCTGAGCAAGAAACATCTAAAACAGAAGGAACCTCTTATACtaaag GTGGTGGACCGTGTGCGGAGTTTAACTCAGATCTTGTACAGCCTACAG GCTGCAGTCATTTTGCAGGACAGCGCGTATGAGGTTCAGAAAATCCTGATTGTGGAGGAAGAAACTCTGCAGCCTGACAATGATGGGAAG GTTGACGAAAGGAGTCTGTGGAATTGGAATGTGGAGCAGAGAGACAGTGATCACTCTGAAGAGATGAACAGGGTGAAAACAGAGAAGGAGGAACTGGAGGTGGAGCTTCATCAGTGGGAAGAAAGATCTCAGGCTCTGAGAGAGGAGGAGGCAGAAGTGGAGCAAGAAAGAAGGCGGATCCAGCAAGAAGAGAAACGAataaggaaagagagagagaggatgcaGAGGAAACTCCACCTCTCACAGCTAAACTCAACCAATTGCCAACACAGCCTGTCCATCATCCCACTGGacaaataa